Part of the Trypanosoma brucei gambiense DAL972 chromosome 8, complete sequence genome, TGAAACAGAACCACGGGGCTTGTAAGTTTACACGTGTAACATCCCATAACTTCTCCACTGGGGTTGCGTGTCTCACTATTCATATCTGTGTACAGTAACGTTCACGCCAACGCGTGCCACGGGTaagctttccttccttttattttagtCTCCTTTATTATCAGCCATTGGATCGTGTCCGTGTGAGATTGATAACGAAATGCGATGATGTACCGGTGGAGCCCCCCGTCACTCTCCAAAAAGGTGAAGGGAGATACATTTCTCTCTTCGCTGGCACAAAGGGCCGCCAGTGTTGCTGCTACATCATCTTCTCGGCAGGAACCGGGAGGGACGCTGAGTAACTTGCGTTTGGGGTTGCGCGGAAGCAGTACGATGTGCCGGAGCGCCTTTTCACTTCACTCCAACCAGAGTTTGGTAGGAAATCGTATATTTGAATGTCcaaacaaacatattttCTTGGATACTAATACTTCCTATTGCCATTTGTGCCGCGAGCCGCTCGGAGTTTCTTCATTCACACATCTCTCTGACCGGGAGCATCACAATGTCCAGCTATTTCTCTTTCTATCCGCAGCATTCCCCCGAGGTACACTTCGTGACGCAACCGATCTATCAACGACTTTTGCAAAGACCACCTGGAGGGCGATTGGCAGAGGCGACAACACGGCAGGGGAATCAATCCTGTATCATCCGGATGAGGTGATGGATGACGCTGCCCGGTTCTGTCCTCGTCTTTTGGCCGCCGTGAAGGGTGGTTATGCACATACAGAACAGGAGGCCCTACGCCGCGCCAGTCTGCAATCCATGCTTATTCTACTCAGTAGCGGGTCGATCACCTCGGACGGTGCCACTCGACGGGAACCGGCGGTACTAGGAGTATTTCATGGTGATGTTTTACCTGAGTTGGCGCACAGCGGCGAACGACTTTTCAAGGGGGAGGTGTCACGTCTCATTGTGGAATGGTTCCCCGCGTTAAGTGCAGGAGTGGGCACACAGATAACACACAAGTGCTGGGGCCGCTCTAATCTGGAGAGTGTTTTTGATGCCCTTCAGTTACAAACCCTAATAAATCAGCGGTGCAGCATGGCAGCGGTGCGGGGGTCGGGGTCGGGGTGGAAAAGCACCTTGATGAAAGGACTTACAACTAAAACGGAGAAGGCAACATTTATGCGACTTCTGATGTGGGAGCTAACCACACGAAATGAAGATGTAGGTGGAGCTACCAACGATGGCGTGTATTTAAATAAAGTGGACCGCTTGCTTCTGGAGCTGACGAGGAAGCGACTTGCATTCGAGATGGTTTATCTCCAATCACTGAAGTACATGCAGTTGGCGGATGCCCTTCTACAGGAGATGTCTTACCCATCCTTGGAAGATTTGGTATTAATAGGCGCAGCGTGATCCTGCTCCCCGCGAAATTCTTATTGAGGGTTGTTGGTGATGTCGTGCGTATGATTGGAAAGGGGAGGTGTGAAGTCGTTTCTCACGTAGGTTGCTAAACTTTCCTTCTGATATCTACCCTTTGCTTTCACACCCCCATAGTAGCGGTCCATTGGGGAATTCGCATGTCTGGACTCTGACTAAATTAACGCAACTCCGTTCCCGctatctttccttttgctaCCACCATTGctgttattactatcattgtttttctcccattctgcattcttttctttttttttttctttgacacAGTAACAACATCAGTTGTTacctaagaaaaaaagtgaagaaaagatgTAGGAATGTACATGAGAATACATCAACAAGCTTTGAGGGTGTGGTTTCAAATATGGTGAAAAGAGGTAAGCTTTGGAGGTGTGCAAAGGAGTAAGGAGTTTCTTTCGGTGCTTGCACAAGaagtgggaaagaaaaacagcagGAAAAGTCACTTGGGTGgttataatttttgttttttaatctcAAGAAATGGGGAGCGAAGGGGGAAGGCAGAAGGTGGACTTTATGGAACCTCAGTTACAGTTGATGGTGGCGTTGAGCAGCAAATGAAGACGAGGAAATGATTCCACGCGTATCTACTTATTTTTGTAAAGCGGAAAGGTGCCACATCAGCGCTGCGAAGATTTATTAGTATCGGAAACTTCACACGCTGATCATTATCACCGTCATCTTTACTTAATAgtcaagagaaaaaacacggtcggagaaaaaaatttttggATGTAGgagtttgtttatttgcgttccttttttttttgtatgtgtgtgtgtgtgtgtgtgtctgtgtgtttctccttcacgaggggggaaaaaacattctttttgtactgttttttttttccatcatttttttctgttttttttttgggggggggtctTCGTTAGCTCCACGAGGGTTATGCACATTATTGAAGTGAACCACGGGGCCGGTGAGTTGCATCGTTACCTTCTCCTTCCCGATGCCGCATACACCGTGGGGAGGAAGGAATGTCATATTTTGTTACCCACAGGCGATCCATCAATATCACGACACCACGCGAATATTCAAGTAGGCGTCATGCAATCTCGAGCACTGACTGATCCATCAGTACTCACAGCAGAGGTCAGTTTGCAAGACAATTCTAAGCATGGCACCCTTGTAAACGATGAACACGTCGGACGCGGCAACTGTAGATATATTTACACCGAAGATAGTATCAAGTTTGGGAAAAAAGTTACTGCACGTGTAGTGTCTGTCAGGATTGTGCTTGTGGAATCTTCGCAACTGCTTCATGATGAGCGTAAGGCACTGCGCAATGTGGCCCTGCTCCTGGGAGCTCTAATTGTGCAGGAACCCGCTCCGCTGCTGCTTGATTTCTTCGACATGCGCCTTTGCTGTACTGCGTTCCTGTACATTACACACAATGGTTACACTGTGACTCCAGAAACCCTTCTTGCACAACAACGAGGGTATCATATCACGACGGTGAAATACCTTCAGTCTTTGGAAAATGCGTTGTCGGAGGACTGTGCGAGGGGAATGGAGGAGTTACCGCAACCCACAGCTGCACAACCCGGTGATACCAGTTTTCAAGTAACGGAGTATATGCGACCTCCTAAGGTATTCTACGATATACACGAGTTTCTCCTTTCGAAACCACTCCCCAATAAACTACTACGAAGTTACACCTTTGTGTTTCCGGACGTAGAAATCATGGAAAAATATGAGGTGCTATTAAAACACTGCGGCGCGGTGGTGGCGCACCAACCTGGGGAGTGCCCTTCAGAGTGGCAGTCACTTGACCCAGACAGTACTTCAGTCATAGTTGCTGGTGATGATATGTTTTTCAAGGTAAAGCGGGTGGCACTAACGAAACCAGAAAGAAATGGAACTCCCGAGTCTGAGGAAACTAACGGTGGAAACCGCCGCGCCTCAGCACTGGGCGAGGACCCAAAAACATCGGTGTATGTTTCCCTTTATGAAAATGGATTCGTTATTATaccagaaaaaaacatcatgCGGGCGGCCTTCACAGGAAATCCACTGGAGATCAACGGTAGGCCCTCTGCACCTTATCTCGCGCGTTCGGAAAGGGACACATTCCGTTCCCCTTCACCTATGGTGCGCGCCCCATCTCACGGCAGAACGAGCAATAATCATGTAGGAACTCTTCCATGTCGAGGAGCGTCCGCCGACCCGGTGGTAATGGCAGCGGAAGGAGATGAAAAGCCTCCACGCTTTACAGTGTCACCTCCGCCTCGAAGGGCCTCATCAGTGAGTGACGGGGCAGCTAAGAGTACCGGAGTCCGGGTGCTGCAGGAGTTGGAGGGAAATATTCTTAGGGTAGTTGACGTTAATAGACTCGGGGGAGAAGGGGAGAATGATGGAAATGCGTGTTTGTCCAAAAGTACAAGTAGTttcggtggtggtggtggtacctCAGAGGTCACCCCAACATCAAGGAAAAAGCACAAGCGTAAACCGTCTGCGAGCCGCGCGTCGGAGGAGGGGTCGCAGGTTAGAGCAGCCAGTGTTGACAGTAGTAGTGCGAGGTCGCAAGGGCAATACCGAGATAAATCTCCAGAGGGATTGTGCCCATCTTGGGAAAAACAAGGGGCCGTTGTTGTTCATACCGCGGAACAACTTTGGAAGACTGAGGGGGGTAGAATTTCCTCCTCGCGCGCGCGGATGTCGGCGTACAAAATGTCAAGACAATCCTCTTTTCTTACATCTGCCACCCCTTCTTCTGTGGGAGCCAAACCGCATGTCTCCACCGAAAAGCATGGCAGTGAGGACGGACAGCCATCGCAACCCCGATCCACGCCTTCGAGATCGATGAGAAGTGTGAGCCCACTGACAAAACGATCTGTAGTTGGACAGTCAGCTTCGCGCAGGTTGGCACCAAGGCAAGCCTTAACCAAACTATTCCCATGTGACGAGTTAGGGAGTCACAGCACATTGGGGGGCACGAGCATTTTTGATGTCACCTTCTGTCACACAGCACGCTGTGAGTCGTCTGGTAGACATGCGAAGCGACAACTTCTTACCCACTGGCATAGAACTGTGGCAAAGGACAAGGTACGGGAAACGAAAAGCGCGCGCCTACCAGCCTCCCCACTCCGCAGCTTCTCCCCACTATTCCAGCGGTACAACAGCGGTACGGGAAGCAGTAGGCGTGGTGCTGGAAGCAGGGGAAGTAGTGCTCAGAAGGCAGACGGTGGCCGTGGAGAGCGCTACGCAGGATTGTTTTCGTCTAGTGTATCGTCAAGTAATGGAGCAAGCGCTGCGCTCCTTGCTCAACAGCAGGATGTCACCATCCGAAAACGTTGCGAGGAGTTCTTGCGAAAGGTCCTCACGCCTTTAAATACTGAGGTGGATACAATCTGCAAGTTGATAATGAAACAGGGATACCTGGACGCAGAGAGCAAGAAAAAGTTGGAGATTGGCGCCGAGTCACTCATCAAGTTTCTTACTTACATCCAGCGCGTGGAAACAAGCATACCACCGGCTCAAAGCACAGAGAGTACGCGGACTGTTACGAATCAAGTGCGACAGAAGTCACTCCTCCTTCGTCGACGAATTAAAGGAGCATACGAATCTGTGAAAGCAGAGATTCCCCCGTGGATGAACCAGCTACGTGAGGTTCTTAGTGTCCGACCATTGGTCGTCTAATACCCAACTACCGGATGTGATACACTAGCAAAGTGTATCACATCCGAAAGTGGCGGCGGTGGGCGAATCACGATACGCCCGTCGTGGATTTATAAGAAGGTTTTAGTATGCATTCGTGccgcgttttttttatttttgcattCCTCCCTTTCATATGCGCGTGGCAATGACTGACGcgaggggaggaggggggtgaACATGCTGGAGCCCCTCATGttcctgtgtgtgtgtgttttaacGGCTCTGTTGTTGTCTATTGTTGTTATGATCCTCAATAACGCTGGCAGTCCATGAGCGTGCGGTCGCAGTGTTCTTTATTtagagggaggggaagagagaaggTGTGGCTTTGCACGGCGTGAAGAAGCCGACCGGCATGCGGAGGAGAAAAATAGAGAGTGTGAAGAAGGGAACCTTAAAAACTTTCGGGAgcactgtgtgtgtgtgtgtgtgtgtgtgtgtgtgtgtgtgtgtgtgtgttgggttACTCAGCGTTGTTTTACCATTGTTAGTGCATACATGTACCAATGAAATACTGATTTTGTggtgctgttttcttttattttattttcataattAACAGGTTGAGTTTGTGCCTTTACCGTTAGGGTCCAGGGTtgggaaagaggagaaaaaacaggggggggggagcagCGTGGGCACAAGAGAGTGGGGTGCAGTAACGCATGCAAGCAGTGACTTCATTCCTCCATCCTATTTATATTGCTCTCGCTCGCATTATTTATcatcgttttgtttgttaaaaCTTCCCCCCGTTCtccgcgttttttttttctttccaggGTATGTCTGTTGCATTTATGCATATACTCTTTAACCCCCTCACCTTCTTTGCTGATCGGGATGTTATGCGGAACCGCATTCCTCAGGCCCAGCACTATTACATcgattctttttgttttttttttaggtgaGAAGAGCAAAAGCTGGTGTGTTTTCAAATGTTTTCTCATTACATCGCTTCGTGCCCCATTCCTTTCCTCGTCGCTGCTTTTTTTACCTGTCGGGGTGTTACACCACATACATTCACTGTTCACTACCACCTGGGGGGAATGGGAGAGATGGTGCAGGGCATTCtgccatttaaaaaaaaaatatatatatatatatatattattattattattatatataaggatgtatatgtatgcttgtttatttacttgtGTCGTGACACCTAAATGCAAACCCCGTATATGCGTTTCTCCTACCTCCCGGAGGACAGGTGGGGGAAGTTACACGACATACAAAAACCTCACGAGGGTGTCATTTTGTTGTTAGTGTTCTTCGTGTTttacttctcttctctcGGCCATGCGTACCCTCCTCCACTCTTTATGCACGTTTAAAgcggaaatatatatatatatatatatatttctttgttccACCCTCCCCATCACGCAGTTCGGCATCTAGCACATAATATTTTTCTAGTGCGTATGAGTGTGGCCACGTGCTtacgtgtgtatgttttctttttttttttgggggggctGCGTGAGTGGAAttctgttgtcgttgttgcgTTACtccaaaaaggggggaatgaaggagagaaggaggGGGGGCATATCTCTTGTGCACACCGGGAAGTAGCTGTCACATCCTCTTACTACTGAAATCCCATTAAAAGCGAGGTGATAAGGGACGCACCCCCGTCTGTGTTAAAGGAGATTCGGTCAATGGATCAAAAGGCGGAAGAACAGGAGGAGGAATATGTAgagacaaaaagagaagtggagagaattgaaaaaaaaaaaagggatggaaaagaaaatataggGGTTTATATGAGGGTTGTGTGGACTCGGCACCATAAACTGCGAAAAAGTGAGAAATGAAAACAGCCAGTGGATCATATCTAAGGTGGAGGGAgtgaagaagtaaaaggTTGGAAAAGCCGTAAACCAGGAAgcggaaggaggaaacgAGGGAGATCCTTTTTCACGAAGAGAGGGGGCAAATTGATGATCCCCTTGACTTCCCCCTAATCCTTCTTCTTATTGCTGGTAGTGCTGCTTCCACCTTGCCCTTCTGTGCCTGGAAAGCGATAGTGTAAAAACTAGCTTATACTTCTGCAATATCACTGAGGGAGTGTTTACTCTTGTTAGAAACAAACGAAGCTTATTTAATCTTTTTCCATTCTTTCTTCCACTtgcgtctttttttctttcgtgtttccctcttccttggtgttgttttgtcCCCAACGTCCAGCCACGGGCATTTCGTACGTTGTTGAAGCTGTGCCATGGAAGAGGCAGCAACCATTGGTCAAGATACCGGGAACAGTACTGTCAGTGAGCCAATGGAATGTCCACGGTTGCTGCAGTCCATTGAGGTTGCGTCACTGCTGGTGCGCCCCATTCATATAGTGGGTGATGTGTTGAAGGTCCTACGGGGCTGCTTGTTTAGCATGCGCGGGGTAAAAAATGTAGTGAATGGAGCTGCGGCAGACACGGCGGCTGGTGATGCGCAGGCGTGCAGAAAATTGCTTCTTGACCCAACTTTCCTTTCGCCCATCAGTATCCCCCAGCTTTCATCATCGTGCACTCTTGTATGGATGAGGGCAGATGATGTGTCGCTTCCCGCAGTTCTGCGTGACAAGTTAGTGCTCGTATCACAGGGTGCAGAGTCCCGAGCCGAACCTCTTCAAGTTGCACTTACCACACACACCGTGGATGTGACCTCTAAGAACTTCACCATGCCCGAGTTGTTGCAAATGTTGCTTCCTCCAGGCATTACGGCATTAAGTGGATTCGAACAAATTGGGCACATCGCCCATGTGAACCTATCGGCCGAGCATCTGCCGTACAAAATGGCAATTGGTGCTGTTATCCTCAGCTGCAATCCAACGGTAAGTGTTGTCGTGAATAAGGTTAACTCAATATCCAGTGTGTTCCGCGAGTTCAAGATGGAAATCGTAGCCCATCGCCACTGCGGTGGGAACAGTAAAGGTGACAGTGGCACTCACCGAGGCGGAGGGGGAAACGTCGGCGTAGCAGGGAGCGGCGACCACAATCCAAGGACTAAcgctgaggaagaggaagctcaacaacaacaacaacaattgcTTCTAGCTACTGTCCGGCAACACGGCTGCACCTTTCGTGTTCCATATGATCGCGTGTACTGGAATTCACGTCTGAGCCACGAGCACACACGCATTGTAGAACTCATGCAAAGAGGTGATGTTCTCTATGACGTTATGGCGGGTGTTGGTCCCTTTGCTGTTCCTGCCGCATCCGCCGGCGTCACTGTTTACGCAAATGATCTCAACCCTGTAGCGGCCGAGTACCTGCGCATTAACGCGGATATAAATCACATACGAAAGGACTCCTTTCATATTTTCAACATAGACGGGCGTGAGTTCATGAACACAATCCTTTACAACGATGTCATAGCCAACAGCTCTCGGTGCGGCAGACGGCATGTAACAATGAATTTGCCCGCCATAGCTGTGGAATTTCTTGACGTCTTCGCGAAGAGGCCATGGATTCCAGAACCTGGAATGAAGGTGCGGGAGTCAAAGGAGAACCCCGACAAACGGGTGCTCTTTCATGTTTACTGTTTCTCAAAGAATGTGGAGGATTTCACCGGTGACGCAGTAAGACAGGTGACACGTTGGCTTTCTTTCGAGCTGAGAAAAGAGAATCTGGAGTTGGTTCATGTGGTGCGGGACGTGGCACCCAAGAAGCGCATGGTGTGTGTGAGCTTCACTCTTCCTGATGCTTTCTGGAGCTGTCGATATGACAATATGGGGGCGGAAAAGCAGATGCAGACTCTGAAGCGAGCGCGCGAGGGCTGAGTTGAGTTGAGCTCCATCAACGGGACGTAATTCCGGGATGGTGCCTTCGTTGCGTTAGGTGTCTGATTTGTAGTCGTGGGCGGCATGTTAGCACCACAGGAGGTAAAGAGCTGATTTACCTTTGTGAGTAGCTGTAACCGCAGCGGGAGAACCCCTTTGATTGGGTAGTCAACGATAAACAACATTGTTTTCCCGTTTTGTGTGAGCAAATGAAAGGGTGTGTGCTTCTTTACGTGCGGCGTCATGAGAAATGATTGCTATTCGTATTCGGTTGCACAGAATGATATGTTGTGTTGAACCTTTGTGTCTCCGTTTTTGATCTTGATTTATATTGCTACgatccttcttcttcccttcccaaCACTTCTGTGCCGACAATGACCGCATAAGTCTCTAATAGTCGGCCCCCAGCGACGTacctctcctcctcttcccgcGACTGTACATCGGGACAGGGGTGAAAGTAAATACACATCAAACCTGTGCCCAACGAAGGCTCGTGGAAAGCATGAGTGACGAGGGGTTTGAAGATCTCTTTATATCGGACACCGACCCGGAGGAGTTGTACGAAGAGTTGGGCCCCATTGGTGTAGGGAACTATGGATCTGTTATAAAGGCACGGAACCGTCATACGCAGGAAATCACTGCCATCAAGCTCGTCTTGTTGGTTGACAAAGATGAGCGGGACTTCGTGCAGCGGGAGATTAGCATATTAAAGCGTTGTAGGCACCCGAACATTGTGCACTACTATGGTGCTCACAAGTCTCTTAGTAAGTTATGGATTGTAATGGAGTACTGTGAAGGTGGATCCATTGATATGGTTTATAAGGTGTTGCGGCACCCCTTGCCAGAACCACTGATTGCCTATGTTTGCCGTCAAGTGTTGCTTGGGCTGCAATACCTCCACGCAAATCGAAAGATACACCGAGACATCAAGGGCGGTAACATTTTGCTGACGCGTGATGGTGGAGTGAAACTCGCTGATTTTGGTGTAAGCACAGAGTTGTCCCACTCCCTCTCGCGTCGTAACACATTTGTGGGCACGTTATTGTGGATGGCGCCGGAGGCCATTTTGGAGCTCGATTATGACGAGAAAGCTGATCTGTGGAGTTTAGGTATTACGTTGATTGAAATGGCGGAGGGCGCACCACCGTATATTGACACTCACCCAGCGCGTGCCTTGTTTATGATTCCGAAGATGGATCCACCCTCGCTCCAGGACAAGGAACGGTGGTCGCCACAAATGACACTTTTTCTCAAAAGGTTACTGACAAAGGATCACAACGCTCGCCCGACAGCCACGACAATGCTTAACGACCCCTTTGTACTACCGGAGAATATTGGTACGCAGGAGCAGCTTAAAGCCGTTATAGATGAGGTGCTTGCTAAGAAAGCTTCAATAGACCCGCAACGTATGCGCGACTACACGGATTCGAGCGCAACATTCGTGGAAAGGACGTCTTCTGATGGTGGAGGTGGGGATGATCACAGCACGGACAGCAGGGATGAGGTTCAGCCGCACTTAACAGCAAAGGGCCTCACCAACGCTCCCGCGAATTCGATAGAGGCGTTGGACGGGGCCGGGACTCACCTCTTCTTCCAGGATGGTACACTCCTACCACTGCCTATGCTCTA contains:
- a CDS encoding protein kinase, putative, whose amino-acid sequence is MSDEGFEDLFISDTDPEELYEELGPIGVGNYGSVIKARNRHTQEITAIKLVLLVDKDERDFVQREISILKRCRHPNIVHYYGAHKSLSKLWIVMEYCEGGSIDMVYKVLRHPLPEPLIAYVCRQVLLGLQYLHANRKIHRDIKGGNILLTRDGGVKLADFGVSTELSHSLSRRNTFVGTLLWMAPEAILELDYDEKADLWSLGITLIEMAEGAPPYIDTHPARALFMIPKMDPPSLQDKERWSPQMTLFLKRLLTKDHNARPTATTMLNDPFVLPENIGTQEQLKAVIDEVLAKKASIDPQRMRDYTDSSATFVERTSSDGGGGDDHSTDSRDEVQPHLTAKGLTNAPANSIEALDGAGTHLFFQDGTLLPLPMLYTQDISFDELCVGEELSGPFSLPVPSVESLLVPPEQQSTACHGGEALAHTMHVTAKLKEMLYYHKQLPYCRGLTDAEAAKSREMQLKYGSVLKSVYRL
- a CDS encoding recombination initiation protein NBS1, putative, with the protein product MHIIEVNHGAGELHRYLLLPDAAYTVGRKECHILLPTGDPSISRHHANIQVGVMQSRALTDPSVLTAEVSLQDNSKHGTLVNDEHVGRGNCRYIYTEDSIKFGKKVTARVVSVRIVLVESSQLLHDERKALRNVALLLGALIVQEPAPLLLDFFDMRLCCTAFLYITHNGYTVTPETLLAQQRGYHITTVKYLQSLENALSEDCARGMEELPQPTAAQPGDTSFQVTEYMRPPKVFYDIHEFLLSKPLPNKLLRSYTFVFPDVEIMEKYEVLLKHCGAVVAHQPGECPSEWQSLDPDSTSVIVAGDDMFFKVKRVALTKPERNGTPESEETNGGNRRASALGEDPKTSVYVSLYENGFVIIPEKNIMRAAFTGNPLEINGRPSAPYLARSERDTFRSPSPMVRAPSHGRTSNNHVGTLPCRGASADPVVMAAEGDEKPPRFTVSPPPRRASSVSDGAAKSTGVRVLQELEGNILRVVDVNRLGGEGENDGNACLSKSTSSFGGGGGTSEVTPTSRKKHKRKPSASRASEEGSQVRAASVDSSSARSQGQYRDKSPEGLCPSWEKQGAVVVHTAEQLWKTEGGRISSSRARMSAYKMSRQSSFLTSATPSSVGAKPHVSTEKHGSEDGQPSQPRSTPSRSMRSVSPLTKRSVVGQSASRRLAPRQALTKLFPCDELGSHSTLGGTSIFDVTFCHTARCESSGRHAKRQLLTHWHRTVAKDKVRETKSARLPASPLRSFSPLFQRYNSGTGSSRRGAGSRGSSAQKADGGRGERYAGLFSSSVSSSNGASAALLAQQQDVTIRKRCEEFLRKVLTPLNTEVDTICKLIMKQGYLDAESKKKLEIGAESLIKFLTYIQRVETSIPPAQSTESTRTVTNQVRQKSLLLRRRIKGAYESVKAEIPPWMNQLREVLSVRPLVV